DNA from Paraburkholderia sp. ZP32-5:
ATCGCTCAACGGATAAAAGGTACTCTGGGGATAACAGGCTGATACCGCCCAAGAGTTCATATCGACGGCGGTGTTTGGCACCTCGATGTCGGCTCATCTCATCCTGGGGCTGTAGCCGGTCCCAAGGGTATGGCTGTTCGCCATTTAAAGAGGTACGTGAGCTGGGTTTAAAACGTCGTGAGACAGTTTGGTCCCTATCTGCCGTGGGCGCTGGATATTTGAAGGGACCTGCTCCTAGTACGAGAGGACCGGAGTGGACGAACCTCTGGTGTACCGGTTGTCACGCCAGTGGCATCGCCGGGTAGCTATGTTCGGAAGAGATAACCGCTGAAAGCATCTAAGCGGGAAACTCGCCTTGAGATGAGATATCCCCGGGGCTTTAAGCCCCTTGAAGGGTCGTTCAAGACCAGGACGTTGATAGGTCAGGTGTGCACGTACAGTAATGTACTGAGCTAACTGATACTAATTGCCCGTAAGGCTTGATCCTATAACAGGTGTGTCTCGACAACCGTTAGTGCTTCAGCACTTACGGATGTCCGATCCCCGAAGGGGATACGAACCTCCACAGGAGGTGACAGGACGCACGGTTGAGATCAGTGTTGTGCCAGAACCAACACAACCCCCCAACACGATTCACACACGAATCCTTTACGCTTCTTCCCGATTGGCTGTGGCGCTCACCGGTTGACTCCAACCCCCAGCGACGCAGCAACCCGTCATGCCTGATGACCATAGCGAGTCGGTCCCACCCCTTCCCATCCCGAACAGGACCGTGAAACGACTCCACGCCGATGATAGTGCGGATTGCCCGTGTGAAAGTAGGTAATCGTCAGGCTCCCCTCATGTCAGAAACCCCACCCCCAGCGGTGGGGTTTCTGCGTTTACGGGCGCAGGAAGCGCGGGCATAACGCCGGACGACACTCCGGATGTGCCGGATCGCAGCCCTTCCCGGGCAATCTGGAAAACGGTCAGTTCCAGAGCCATCTCCGACGCTCCTGTCTCATCACGTCGGCCAGATGTTACGACGTCGAGCCAGAATATTTCTTCGTTCTAGCGCCGGTCAGCAGATATCCACGCCCGTCAAGCCTGCTTGCGCACCGGGGCCGAATCGGATCTGCCGATGATAAGCCGGTCGAGCCGTTCGCTCGCCTCCGTGATCGCCCATAGCGGCGCGTGACGCAACTGCCGGTCGTAGTTCGTCGCGATCGATGCAAACAGAGCGAACTCCGCGTCATCGAGCTTCCACGCATTGTGTTCCCGTCCGGCGCCGAATACGGATGCCGCGGCACGGTCCGCGGCATGGAACTCCTCGCGGCTCATCGAGCCGAAGCCCGCTTCGGCCAGGTAACTGGGCACAGCCACTTTGCCGTCATGCCGCCGCGTGATGAGCGACCTTGTAGGTCTCTGAGAAGCCGCAAATCGCGCATGCGCATCACACGATAGACTCGTTTGGTTTTCCCGCGGCCTCGTAGCATCAGCATCGCAACGCTGGCGTGCATCGCAACACGCCCCCCATCGCATCGATAGCGCTGACGTCGATCACATCAGCAGTACCTTCTCCATTCACCTTTCCTCACTCTTAACATTCGCCATAGAATACTGTATAAATATACAGTATTTCGAGCCACTAAACGCGCCCCATTAATCTCCCGACTGCAAGAAGTTAGCTGCATATCAGCGATATTTGTATGCAAAAACCGCACGTTCCTTGTTTGCCTGCTGATGCTTGTTTTCGATGGTATCAGTCGAGACAAGGCGTCTACATCCAACAGAGGCGGAGCGTTATCGATCAAAGAGTGTGTCCATGGCCACAGCGATTCGGTTAGCGACGACCACATTGTCATCGCAACTACAGCGTCAGATATGGCAAGGCAACGAGCTTGCCGGCTCGGACTCGCGTGTGATTTCCAGTGGCTATGCCGCGCTGGATCGGTTGTTGCCGGGGCAAGGCTGGTCTGCGGGTGGTCTGACGGAGCTGCTAATCGAGCACTGCGGACTAGGAGAGGTGCGCCTGCTGGCTCATGCGCTTCGTCATCTGACACAACAGGCCGGTCGGTACGTCATGCTCGTCGCGCCTCCCTATCAACCCTGTGTCGCGGCGTTGCAGGCATGGGGGATCGATATCGGGCGCGTGCTATGGGTGCGTTCGACGGAGGATCAGGCGCTTTGGGCTGCCACTCAGGCATTGAAGCAGGACGGTATCGGCGCGCTGCTGGTCTGGCTGCCGAGTGCGCGTGCCGACAAGGTCCGGCGCTTGCAGGTGGCGGCTCAGGAGTCGGCAGCGCTCGCATTCCTGATCCGCCCGGTGGCGGCGGCCTCGCAATCGTCACCGGCGCCTTTGCGGATGATCTGCGAACCGCTGTTGCCAGCCAACGCGGAGACGATCAATCGCCGCCAGTGGCTGCAGGAAATCGGTCTGTCGATCGACATCTTCAAGCGCCGCGGACCACCGCTGGCCGAGCCTCTTCATCTCGTTCTGCCTTTACAGAGCGTGGTGTTGCCGGAAGGCGGAAGTGGCAGTCATCAACGCGCAGAGATCAAACATGTTGTGGATCGCAGTCACCTTACCGCTATTGCCGCTGGAAGCAGTGAAACCGTTCGCACTCGCTCCGGATGGTTCACCCGCGAAGCCGAACCGGCCTGATCCGCGTGACGTCACCGCTCAGCCTCGAGTTGCCACGGCTCCAGACAAGCGAAGCTGTTATGCGCTAGCCGATCATGCACACATCCTGATGCCGGATCTCGACGCCTTGCGTGCCGGCGTTCAGGTTGGGCACTCGCGCTCGTACGCATTGGCGCTGGCACCCGGTTTGACGCTGCTTGCCGCCGATGCCGCCCGTGAAACCCAGGCATTCGAAGCGATTGCGCTGGCTTTGCTGAGCTACACGCCCAAGGTGTCACTCGCCGACGCACACACGCTGCTGCTGGAAGTCGGCTCCGGCCTGCGCCTGTTCGGCGGCTTGCGCGCGCTGTTGTCGCGGGTATCGGCCACGGTGGCGGCATTCGGTTATGTGGCGCGCATTGCCTGTGCACCGACCGCCTGGGGAGCGTGGCTATTGGCCCAGGCGCGCGCGTGCCGGCAGGGGCGCCGTTGGCATGTAGTCAAGGCGGCGTCGCTCGCACATGTGCTCGATGGGTTGCCCGTCTCACTGCTGCCGGTCGAGCAGGCGCATCGCGATGCGTTCTCGCATGTCGGCTGCGCGACGCTCGCCGACTTGCGCGGCTTGCCTCGGTCCGGCATCGTGCGCCGGTTCGGCGGCGGCATTCTGGATCTGCTTGCGCAGGCGTACGGCACGCGGGCCGATCCACGCGAATCGTTTCGCGCGCCAGCGTCGTTTCATGCGCAACTGGAGTTGCCGTCGCGAGTCGATAACGCCGATGCGCTGCTGTTCGCCGCGCGCCGGTTGATCGTGCAGCTGGCCGGCTGGCTGAATGCGCATCATGCGGCGCTCAGCGGTTATACGTTGCTGTTCGAGCATGAGTTGGCGTCGCGCCATGCGTCGAAGACATCGAGTCTGAAGGTCGCGTGGGCGATACCGTCACGCGATGCCGAGCATCTGATCTGGCTGTTGAGGGAAAAGCTGAACCAGACAGTGCTGGCGGCGCCCGTCATCGAACTGAAGCTGGTAGCGGATCAGATCGTCGACCATGCCGGGCGCTCGGACACGTTGTTTCCGATGCCGGAGTCGGACGGCGATTCTCTCGCGCGGCTGCTCGAACGGCTGAGCGCGCGGCTAGGGCCCGAGAACGTGCTGCAGATGTCGGTGCAGGACGATCATCGTCCGGAGCGGTCCATGCGCGTGGAAGCCTACGAGGCGCAGGCGTTTTCACGCAGACAGCGCGCGCCCGCGAAGAGCCGCGCCAAGGTCAAGGCGGACAAGACCTGGCTTACCGATGAACTGCGCAATGCCGCGCAAGAAGAGCGTGAGGGCAGTGAGCCATCGGCACACGACCGCTCAGCCTCATCCGCGCCGGCCGGCACGGCGAACGCTTCGGCGACGGCGCAACCCGAGCCCAATGTCCAGGCCGTGCCCGAAGATCTCCCCGACAGCGAGTTGCCTTCGCAACCTCGTCCGCTCTGGCTGCTCGATCAGCCGTTGCGTCTGATGATGCGTGATCAGCGGCCGATCTATCGCCGGCCGCTGAAAATGCTCACGCGTACCGAGCGAATCGAAGCGGGGTGGTGGGACGGCAATCCCGTCGCGCGCGATTACTACATCGCGGCCGACGATCGCGGCCACATGTTCTGGGTGTATCGCGAGCGGGTCAACGGCGAGTGGTATTTGCAGGGTCTGTTCGGCTGAATGCGATGAAGATGCCTGAACCGTCCTTCTCGCAGCAGACATTCGCGGCGCACCTGCCGGCGTACGCGGAGCTGCATTGCCTGACCAATTTCTCGTTCCTGCGCGGGGCTTCGCAGCCGCATGAGCTTGTTGAGCGGGCGATGGCGTGCGGCTACAGCGCGCTCGCGATTACCGACGAATGTTCGCTGGCTGGCGTCGTGCGCGCTCATACGACGGTAAAGGACATCGCGAAAGAACAGGAACGCGAACGGAAGGAGCGCGAAGAAAAGGCCCGCCGCCAGGCCACACAAGCCGAAGCCTCTCCGGAAGACGCCATCAGCGCGTCTTTGCCGTCGGAGCCAGCCACGCAGGAAGGCGCTAACGAAGCCACTAACGAAACCGCCAACGAATCCCTCAATGAAGGCCCCAACAGCAAACCATCAAAGCCGGTCCCTCACCTCATCATCGGCAGCGAATTCAATCTGACCGATGCCGACGGCAAGCCCTTCTGCACGCTGGTTGCGCTCGCCATCAATCGCAACGGCTATGGCAACCTTGCCGAGCTGATCACGCTCGCGCGCTCGCGTGCGGACAAAGGCAGCTATCGCCTCGGTCCGGAAGATTTCACCGCCTCGCTGCCGCATCTCGAGCATCTGCAAGGACTGCCCGATTGCGTGCTGCTGCTCGTGCCGCAACGCACGGCGACGCTGTCGCACACGCTGCGTTGCGCGCATTGGCTGGCGTCGTTCGCGGCGCGGCGTGCATGGATCGCGCTCGAGCTCTGGCAAACCGGCAGCGACGATCTTCAGATCGACGCGTTGCGACTGCTTTCCAAAGAGAGCGGTTTGCCGCTCGTCGCAGCGGGAGGCGCGCTGATGCACACGCGCTCGCGCAAGCCGCTGCAGGATACGCTGACCTCGATCGGTCTCGGCACGCCGCTATCGGCCTGCGGCTATGCGCTGGAGGCCAATGCGGAGCGGCATCTGCGCACGCGTGTGCGGCTGGGCAAGCTGTATCCGAGTGATACGCTCGAAGAGACGCTGCGCATCGCCGCGTTATGCCGCTTCTCGCTCGATGAGCTGCAATACGAATACCCGGAGGAACTGGTACCCCGGGGCGAGTCGCCGCCGAGCTATCTGCGCAAGCTGGTCATGGCCGGCGCGATGGAGCGCTGGCCGGGCGGCCTCGACCTGAAGCGGATCCAGCAGATCGAGAAAGAGCTGAACCTGATCGCCGATCTGAAATACGAAAAATATTTTCTGACGGTGCACGATATCGTGAGTTTCGCGCGCTCCAGAAACATCCTGTGTCAGGGGCGAGGGTCGGCGGCGAATTCGATCGTGTGCTACTGCCTGCATGTGACGGAAATCGATCCGGTCAGCATGAACATGCTGATCGAGCGATTCATCTCGCGCGCCCGCAACGAGCCGCCCGATATCGACGTCGACTTCGAGCATCAACGGCGCGAAGAGGTGATCCAGTACATCTATGCGAAGTACGGTCGTCATCGCGCGGCG
Protein-coding regions in this window:
- the imuA gene encoding translesion DNA synthesis-associated protein ImuA — encoded protein: MATAIRLATTTLSSQLQRQIWQGNELAGSDSRVISSGYAALDRLLPGQGWSAGGLTELLIEHCGLGEVRLLAHALRHLTQQAGRYVMLVAPPYQPCVAALQAWGIDIGRVLWVRSTEDQALWAATQALKQDGIGALLVWLPSARADKVRRLQVAAQESAALAFLIRPVAAASQSSPAPLRMICEPLLPANAETINRRQWLQEIGLSIDIFKRRGPPLAEPLHLVLPLQSVVLPEGGSGSHQRAEIKHVVDRSHLTAIAAGSSETVRTRSGWFTREAEPA
- a CDS encoding Y-family DNA polymerase, with translation MLWIAVTLPLLPLEAVKPFALAPDGSPAKPNRPDPRDVTAQPRVATAPDKRSCYALADHAHILMPDLDALRAGVQVGHSRSYALALAPGLTLLAADAARETQAFEAIALALLSYTPKVSLADAHTLLLEVGSGLRLFGGLRALLSRVSATVAAFGYVARIACAPTAWGAWLLAQARACRQGRRWHVVKAASLAHVLDGLPVSLLPVEQAHRDAFSHVGCATLADLRGLPRSGIVRRFGGGILDLLAQAYGTRADPRESFRAPASFHAQLELPSRVDNADALLFAARRLIVQLAGWLNAHHAALSGYTLLFEHELASRHASKTSSLKVAWAIPSRDAEHLIWLLREKLNQTVLAAPVIELKLVADQIVDHAGRSDTLFPMPESDGDSLARLLERLSARLGPENVLQMSVQDDHRPERSMRVEAYEAQAFSRRQRAPAKSRAKVKADKTWLTDELRNAAQEEREGSEPSAHDRSASSAPAGTANASATAQPEPNVQAVPEDLPDSELPSQPRPLWLLDQPLRLMMRDQRPIYRRPLKMLTRTERIEAGWWDGNPVARDYYIAADDRGHMFWVYRERVNGEWYLQGLFG